The Belonocnema kinseyi isolate 2016_QV_RU_SX_M_011 chromosome 1, B_treatae_v1, whole genome shotgun sequence genomic interval aacacttattttaaatgaaatacttgatttttaaattataaaattaatttttaacaacaacagaaacaaattttcaataaaatagttatattttaatcaaaagaaattaatttgcaactaaaagaaatttgtaacgaaaaatgaaatatttcacctttcagtaaaaaaaataattttcaaccaagaaaaagtaGGTTTGAACgagagatttaaattttcaaaccgatattttatgtataaaaaaagttcgaacgttcaaaaaatgttgaggttcagagaaaagatgaaataattttcagtgaagtttctaccaaaatgcagtacctaaacgtactttattgcactcttatacatttcccgaagtttcagctcgatattttacttacaaaaaaagttcttaggttcaaaaaaacattcagtgaactgaaaaactgtggtcagtaatataggtatttagctgtgtcacatgcccttaaacctgttattttttttcactcacctatcttcataggtcttaaattttttaaacggatccacgtttacctttcgagtccggccggtaatatcgcgacatatatagaggacgcgaCACCCGGGTTGTGACAGGACCActtattcaaatttagtttttgattttgCCACTCGAAGCGCTAATATAGGAAgcggtaaaatttaaataacaggaaaaatcattttagaattgattggtttattttatttctaatttaaaacaaaatttcttttaaaggaaTATATAACTCAGATAGGGTCGATATAAAATTGGtatatcatttattattaattaaagctATAATTAACGGTGGTAGATTACTTCGGATTTACCGTTATTTCCAAATTCGATGTGAAACATAGAAGTGCTGGGATCACtccataaataaaaaacttcatcttccacttttggaaaataattttccgGTGATAAGCGCACAGCGTATAAAGGATTCTCCACATTTCCAAAAACCTCTTCTAGTTTTCcgaaaaaaaggatattttttgtgTCGTCACCGgactttgatttttgaataaataaattggtACCAACGTTCAACCATGAATTGTGTATTGGTGCTGGATGTACCAAAACTGTCGACAAAtgctgaaataattgaaaccttttttaacaataaaaaaaagtaatgcaactTTTTAAACCAACTCGGATTTTgcgaattaaataaatataatgaattaaaatattataaaatataatatagtaccctaccggaataacagaaattatttttcctgCCGAGAAAATCTGATCATTTTTTGATCCCGATTCAGTCGAACTTGTGGTCACTGGAGACATTTCGATGTCTGCTTCCTTGGATTTCTCTAATTCATACTTAGATAATTTTAATCCAGTAAATAAATGTGCGACTTGAGCTCTGTTTTATAATTAGattaaattaatccattttgttttaaataacttacaattttttaaattagtagataattattttcattgacaAAATATGTCTCTCGAAATACGTTTTCGAATTTTCTGTAAGATTTCATTAACCATATATGTGTATGTTACTTCATTGTTAAATAAAAGTGAAAACAATGGGATGAAACTtcaattactgaattttttaatttttttggttaaagattaattattttagatcaaaattaatttctttatttcaaaaatctaaatattttgttgaaaattaatttttggatgaaaatgtaactatttcctgtttgttagaaaatttatcttttttttatagagatttaatcctcttggtagaaaattaatctgcctgattggaaatttaactatttgatgggaaattgatctattttgttaaaaattgatatttttggttagaaattcaaatattaggttaaaaattaattttttttaaatgaaaatttaactatttcatatgtggttaaacatttatattcttcagttgaattttaaaattcaaaacttggttgcaaattcatgtatgatgttaaaaattaatatttttgattaaaaattcatttttttggtatgaaattaatttttttaattaaaaattcaactaattgattttttttgtcgaaaatttgtcttttttatggtgattcaatatttttggctaaaaattaatctgttttaattgaaattttaactactatttggttaaaaatttatctattttgttggaaatttttctttgttataaaattgatcttttggattgaaaattcaattattggaatttttcgttttattaagaataattattttagttaaaaatttattgctgtgcttgaaaatttaattattttgttaaaaagtattttttggctaaaaaagtaGGCATGTAtctaatttttgttagaaatttttttttgtttagttgaaaattcacttttcgtattttttggttccgattcgaattcttagttgaaagtgaaattactttgttaaaaattcattttttggttgaagatctattattttagttgaagcaTCTTCTTTTTCtcggtaaaaatttttaatattttggtaagatctttattatttttatttttataagtgaaAGGTTATCTATTTCATGTTTGAATGAACATAAATCtacttccgttgaaaattcaaccacttatttgttcgaaaatttccgtattttgttgaaattttgtattttatggtagaatattaatcttcttgggaaataatttagtttcttttgttgaaaattaatttattgagtaGAAAActccattaaaattaaattatttggttggaaattcatctattttgataaaagttatccttttttggtagaaaaataatctttttggtagaaaattcatttctttggttgaaaattgatttttttatactgaaaattaatttttcttgataaaaaatttaattaaagtttagtcggtatttttaaatagaaatttaattatttgggtggaaaattaatttgcgtggttgcaaatttaaatatattttgttaacaatttatattatttgcttaaaaacttatttctctaacttttttagattaaaattaatctaatttgttaaaaattgttttttttttggtaggaaattaaactttttgattaaaaattaatgcattttgttaaacattattcatTTTTCGCAGAAAAGCTCCTTCATAACTTTTCGAATCGCCCTCGCCAAATTTAGTTAATGTATCAgcccttggttaaaaatgattctatttggttaataagtggccttttttatgtataaaattaacttttatagttgaaaattaatctttcggttgaaatttcacttctttagttaaaaatcgtttttaacgaaaattaattttttttgtttaatacaaatttatctgtttcatttttaaacattttttacttctaagaattaatttttttaatcaaagattcatcagtttgcttaaaaatgtaagtacatattttgtttaaaattcccttttagttggattaaaaattgattatttttattaaaatggtaataataaaattgtacgtcaataattcttaaatttttatcatttctattaTGCACACAGTCGTGACATTATATGTCACTGCCCTTCAACTGAAActgaaatttctaattatttgtttgaactttacaacattttttcctttgagttttgaaaattaatgaataattaataataattatttttaaaattttaatattaatattattacaaaaataataattaataattaattaaatgtataagaaaaaaaattaattaaatcattgaAAACACTCACACacaattttgtttactttctagACATTCGAGATTCGACCTCTTAGCAGTATCATTTTGAATAACACGTTTCTCTTTTTcttcaccaaaaaataatttcttttcatttaatatttcacTTATTTCTGCCATAATTTCAGAAACAGACTTTTGAGTTACTTATTAGATAATATTAAAATGTTCTCTTTGAGAATTAACTGTTTTTCTGTTTACAAAATAAGGtatcatttatatatttatatattgacCTTCAAAGAATAcggaagtttattttataaaaatgaatcaatttacTTTCttcctggaaaaattaattttaattttaaattaaataaaaatcactcATGATTAAATCTCAAGTGAAAAAGTAgaagtttctgaaaaatagtAATCTCTACCAatgaatattgttataaatttctatttcttaTGATTTTgagtttaaagaataattttaaactgaacgaTGTGAGTCAAAACCAGCCTAGAAATATATTCTACCGgtctataaaatattgaaattcatacTATCCAATTTAAAAtcgaataagaaattatttttaaccattcaTAGATCCATAATATTGCGTAGTTATTAATTACTATTAACAATATtccactttaaaaattcataaactaGCAGACAAATTTTGAATCCGTGAAATAAAAAATGGCCACAGAGCGAGTGTCAGTTTTAagataacctaaaaatatactatatatttttaaagagaattttctttacaaatagtATCTAGTTTAAAATGatgataaagaaaattataaatagcgCATGTTTCCGGAAAAGTTTAagatttgagaaatcttttaagGAAATAGGAAGGAGAAATTATAGCAAGGTATGAAATCTACTTTTTAGGCTATGTTTTCCaacattgtaatgtttttaattttgagaatttaaaacatttgtttggtATTTTGGaccaatagaaaaaattttatgcgTATGAAATTTTCATGGtagattttaatatatatttataaaaaccgCAAAccgttctaaatttaaatttaagaaaaaaatttatttctcttgaaTTTATTCCCTCTTTCAatgcagaaaaaatatatattaagaatTTGCTTTTTCCCCAGAGAACacaagtgttaaaaaaaaaactcggtatttcaattagtaaaaaaatttttttccccgtccaactcaataaaagtattaaaaataaaaaaactccctttttcaattaaaataaattaataaaaatgtacgtccttccaactcaataaaaaatttaaacgtacaAAACATTCTcacttttaattcagaaaaaaatgaaaacccaaAATGACCTCCCTTCCAAATCAGTAATAGTgttcaaataaaacatttctctctttaaatttagaaaaaaattaaaaaccaaaatttgtcCCTTCCAACTCGAAAGTAAGATATTTCTCATTTACatttagggaaaaaattttaattcagaattttctcccttccaactcaataaaactgttaaaaatgaaaaaaaactccgtttcggaaaatatttttaatttataattttctcccttccaactcaataaaactgttaaaaataaaaaataaactctttcaattaagaaaaaaatttcgtccATTCCAGCTCGGAAGTAAGATATTTCTCATTTACGTtccggaaaaaattttaattcagaattttctcccttccaactcgataaagctgttaaaaatgaaaaaaaactccgtttcggaaaacatttttaatttagaattttctcctttccaactcaataaaactgttaaaaaagaaaaataaactctttaaatttagaaaaaatttcgtcCATTCCAACTCAGAAgtaagaaaattcttatttccgattcagaaaaaaatgtaaatccaaaATGTTCTCCCTTTCAACtgaataaaactgttaaaaataaaaaaaactctctttcaatttagaaaaaaattaaaaaccaaaatttcgtcACTTCCAACTCGAAAGTAAGATATTTCTCATTTACatttagggaaaaaaattttaattcggaaTTTTCTCCCTTCTAactcaataaaactgttaaaaatgaaaaaaactccgtttcggaaaacatttttaatttagaattttctcccttccaactcaataaaactgttaaaaataaaaaataaacgcttccaatttagaaaaaatttcgtcCATTCCAACTCAGAAgtaagaaaattcttatttctgattcagaaaaaattgtaaatccaaAATGTTCTCCCTTTCAACTGAATANNNNNNNNNNNNNNNNNNNNNNNNNNNNNNNNNNNNNNNNNNNNNNNNNNNNNNNNNNNNNNNNNNNNNNNNNNNNNNNNNNNNNNNNNNNNNNNNNNNNtcccttccaactcaataaaactgttaaaaataaaaaataaactctttcattttagaaaaaatttcgtcCATTCCAACTCAGAAgtaagaaaattcttatttccgattcagaaaaaaatgtaaatccaaaATGTTCTCCCATTCAACtgaataaaactgttaaaaataaaaaaatctctctttcaatttagaaaaaaattaaaaaccaaaatttcgtcACTTCCAACTCGAAAGTAAGATATTTCTCATTTACatttagggaaaaaa includes:
- the LOC117171388 gene encoding uncharacterized protein LOC117171388; amino-acid sequence: MAEISEILNEKKLFFGEEKEKRVIQNDTAKRSNLECLESKQNCVAQVAHLFTGLKLSKYELEKSKEADIEMSPVTTSSTESGSKNDQIFSAGKIISVIPHLSTVLVHPAPIHNSWLNVGTNLFIQKSKSGDDTKNILFFGKLEEVFGNVENPLYAVRLSPENYFPKVEDEVFYLWSDPSTSMFHIEFGNNGKSEVIYHR